The DNA segment TCGTCAACGTACTCGATCGATGCGCGATAGAGTCTGCGGCGGTGATCGCGGTAGCGTTCGCACGCTTCGTCACAGTCCGTCTCGCTGTTGTATCGCCAATTTTTGATCTCCTCAATCGTTTCGTCGACGTCGTGGCGGTCCCAGTACTCGGCCGGTGGATCGACCGGGATGTGGGGATCGGCGAGATGGAGCAGGGAGAACGTCCGTTCGCGACCGTTGATCCACCTAGCGTGATCACCGAGGACGTCGTCTGCGTTCGCGGTCACCGAGTGGTAGAGTTCATGAGTGGCAAACCTACCCGAGAGTGCGACGAACGGCGTATCGTGGCCGAATCCGCCGTAGGTCTCGTATCCCGCGCCTGCCAGAGCCTCCGTGACCGTCGTTCGGTCATCCGGGAGCGTCGGAGGTAGTGTCAAACCCTCTTCTGGTTCGTCAATTTGCTTCATCGCGCCGTGCTCGTTCGGGTACATGCCCGTTACGAACGAGGACATCGCCGGAAACGTCCAGGAGGCCGGTGTGATCGCGTCGGTCCGGTTGTAATCGGTGAGAAAGGGAGTCAGTTCGGGCGTGATGTGGTCGGCCCGGAGCGCATCGACGACGACGCAGACAATGTGGCGTGGCGCATCGGGAGACGTGTTGGTCCGTGGAAGCCGTTTGGTGGCGAAGATTTTGTTGGCTTCCCTGGTCTGATGCCAGTCGTACGGGACGGCGAGAAGCCGTTTCGCTCCCGGCGGGAGCCGGTCGATCAG comes from the Halovivax cerinus genome and includes:
- a CDS encoding sulfatase-like hydrolase/transferase; amino-acid sequence: MNVKRTLIDRLPPGAKRLLAVPYDWHQTREANKIFATKRLPRTNTSPDAPRHIVCVVVDALRADHITPELTPFLTDYNRTDAITPASWTFPAMSSFVTGMYPNEHGAMKQIDEPEEGLTLPPTLPDDRTTVTEALAGAGYETYGGFGHDTPFVALSGRFATHELYHSVTANADDVLGDHARWINGRERTFSLLHLADPHIPVDPPAEYWDRHDVDETIEEIKNWRYNSETDCDEACERYRDHRRRLYRASIEYVDDAIARYVDQLDEVLDERPLLVVTADHGEAMWEHVDFDVEHFDGTGCVDHGGAAYDELARVPLVTNRSWPLDGPVSLIDVAPTILDAVDLDTIETSGISLRKSVPPERQLLFESSLNGYEKKAVFDGEYKLLVSHGDDVDVTLTNPGDAVAEVPSDRLASMREILPPWPGGSDDATDVSGVVEDRLAKLGYK